One genomic segment of Desulfovibrio sp. UCD-KL4C includes these proteins:
- the sppA gene encoding signal peptide peptidase SppA translates to MTNPRHSFSARHPFLFGFSLLIMAVVLLWGATAFFNGKARVWFGAGSIGIVNIKGTITDSLPTVKFLRKLRKDNSIKGVLLRVDSPGGTIAPSQELYLAVKRFAEVKPIVASFGTVAASGGYYAAAPATKIVANSGSITGSIGVKAEYASFKQLMDKVGIKPVQITSGPLKGAGSPYAELTPEQHEYLMGLIMDLHGQFVSDVATARKLDLKDVEKIADGRAITGREAKELGLIDRLGGFEDAVTLLKALCGIKGDVVVKEGPEKKKSIILELFSMLGFVPSGYFPTDGLIFSY, encoded by the coding sequence ATGACGAATCCTAGGCATAGTTTTTCCGCACGGCATCCGTTTTTATTCGGTTTCAGCCTGCTTATAATGGCTGTGGTCCTCCTATGGGGGGCCACAGCCTTTTTTAATGGCAAAGCAAGAGTTTGGTTTGGAGCCGGATCAATCGGAATTGTTAACATTAAAGGAACCATCACTGACTCATTGCCTACGGTAAAATTTCTGCGGAAGCTCCGTAAGGACAACTCAATTAAGGGAGTTCTTTTGCGAGTTGATTCTCCTGGTGGGACTATCGCTCCGTCACAGGAACTATACTTGGCTGTAAAGCGTTTTGCTGAGGTTAAGCCTATTGTCGCCTCATTTGGAACTGTTGCAGCCTCAGGTGGATATTACGCCGCGGCCCCTGCGACCAAGATTGTAGCCAATTCGGGTTCAATCACCGGGAGCATAGGGGTTAAAGCCGAGTATGCAAGTTTTAAACAGTTGATGGACAAGGTTGGTATTAAACCTGTTCAGATCACCAGCGGTCCCCTCAAAGGGGCAGGCTCTCCGTATGCGGAATTGACTCCTGAACAGCATGAATATCTGATGGGGTTGATCATGGACCTTCATGGTCAATTTGTAAGTGATGTTGCGACAGCCCGCAAATTAGATTTAAAAGACGTAGAAAAGATTGCTGACGGAAGAGCTATCACAGGACGCGAGGCAAAAGAGTTGGGCCTTATTGACAGATTAGGTGGATTTGAAGATGCTGTTACCCTTTTAAAGGCTCTTTGTGGTATTAAAGGGGATGTCGTTGTTAAAGAAGGTCCGGAAAAAAAGAAATCTATAATTTTGGAATTATTTAGTATGTTGGGCTTTGTTCCTTCCGGTTATTTTCCCACTGACGGGTTAATTTTTTCTTATTAG
- a CDS encoding bacteriohemerythrin translates to MEFDEDVFLNAFTLASIGMVLVSSEGAYMKVNKSICKILGYEEAELMSKTFQDITHPDDLDESLDAIKQMLTGAPDQEVTTIGKKLITHTIRHFHDEDKLFRKTKFPLADMHGRIHSSLAEDMNKLIENFQNGNASIGELFDFLAGRVVSEHMLTEDKKFFLYLSDQ, encoded by the coding sequence ATGGAATTTGACGAAGATGTTTTTCTGAATGCATTCACCCTTGCTTCGATAGGGATGGTTCTTGTATCCTCTGAGGGCGCATACATGAAAGTGAATAAATCCATATGTAAAATTCTTGGTTATGAGGAAGCTGAGCTTATGTCCAAGACATTTCAGGACATAACCCATCCAGACGACCTTGATGAAAGTCTTGATGCCATTAAACAAATGCTTACAGGGGCTCCTGATCAGGAAGTTACAACAATAGGTAAGAAGTTAATAACTCACACGATTAGACACTTTCATGATGAAGATAAACTCTTTCGCAAAACAAAATTCCCGCTTGCTGACATGCATGGAAGAATTCACAGCTCTCTAGCGGAAGATATGAACAAGCTGATAGAAAATTTTCAAAATGGGAATGCATCAATCGGAGAGCTGTTTGACTTTTTAGCCGGTAGAGTTGTCTCAGAGCACATGCTGACTGAAGATAAAAAATTCTTCCTGTACTTATCAGACCAATAA
- a CDS encoding 30S ribosomal protein S1 has product MENNENLNSEMEMDFEAALEDYLNADFGNLDEGSIVLGEVVKVDKDFVLIDVNFKSEGQIAASEFLDVDGEMTVKVGDKVDVYVSNKNENEGTIHLSRDKAKRMQLFDKLEEMQEDEGIVEGRIVRRIKGGYTVDLDGVEAFLPGSHVDLRPVPDMDALVDQTYEFKILKINRRRSNVIVSRRVLLEEQRNEMRSKLLETLEEEQTITGKVKNITEYGVFIDLGGLDGLLHITDMSWKRIKHPKEMVSLGDELELRVLNFDQEGQKVSLGLKQLVPDPWEDISGKYPEGSKFSGKVTNLADYGAFVELEAGVEGLVHISEMSWTRKLRHPSQMVRVGDEVDVIVLGVDPDKKRISLGMKQVKPNPWDVVAEKFPEGTVLEGQIKNITEFGVFIGIEDGIDGLIHVSDISWTRKVRHPSEVYSVGDSVQAKVLTVDKENEKFTLGVKQLSDDPWSQVPSKYPVGCTLEGLITNITDFGLFVEVEEGIEGLVHVSEISHKKIKNPSEMFKEGVTIQAKVIHVSADERRLGLSIKQLKEEEDKRKPKEFRSGPADAGNSLGELLRQKLEDATEAKAAAETEDDES; this is encoded by the coding sequence ATGGAAAATAATGAAAACTTGAACTCCGAAATGGAGATGGACTTTGAGGCTGCCCTTGAAGACTATCTAAATGCCGATTTCGGAAACTTGGATGAAGGAAGCATTGTTTTAGGTGAAGTTGTTAAAGTTGATAAGGATTTCGTTCTTATTGATGTTAACTTCAAATCCGAAGGACAGATTGCTGCTTCTGAATTTCTTGATGTAGATGGCGAAATGACTGTAAAGGTCGGTGACAAAGTTGACGTTTATGTTTCAAACAAAAACGAAAACGAAGGAACTATCCATCTTTCCCGCGACAAAGCTAAACGTATGCAGCTCTTCGATAAGCTCGAAGAAATGCAGGAAGATGAAGGCATTGTCGAAGGTAGAATTGTTCGCCGTATTAAAGGCGGTTACACTGTCGATCTCGACGGTGTTGAAGCATTCCTGCCTGGTTCCCATGTTGATCTTCGTCCAGTTCCAGATATGGACGCTCTCGTTGATCAGACATACGAATTTAAGATTCTTAAGATCAACCGTCGTCGCAGCAACGTTATTGTTTCAAGACGTGTTCTTCTCGAAGAACAGCGTAATGAAATGCGTTCCAAGTTGCTCGAAACTCTTGAAGAAGAGCAGACTATCACCGGTAAAGTTAAGAACATCACTGAATACGGTGTGTTCATCGACCTCGGTGGTCTCGACGGACTTCTCCATATTACCGACATGTCTTGGAAGCGTATCAAGCATCCTAAAGAAATGGTCTCTCTCGGTGACGAACTTGAGCTCAGAGTTCTTAACTTTGACCAGGAAGGACAGAAAGTCTCTCTTGGACTCAAACAGCTCGTTCCAGATCCTTGGGAAGATATTTCCGGTAAATACCCTGAAGGTTCCAAGTTCTCCGGTAAGGTTACCAACCTCGCTGATTACGGTGCATTCGTTGAACTTGAAGCTGGCGTTGAAGGACTTGTTCACATTTCTGAAATGTCCTGGACCCGCAAACTCCGTCACCCTTCACAGATGGTACGTGTAGGCGACGAAGTTGACGTTATTGTTTTGGGTGTTGATCCCGACAAGAAGCGCATCTCTCTCGGTATGAAGCAAGTTAAGCCTAATCCTTGGGACGTTGTTGCAGAGAAGTTCCCTGAAGGAACTGTTCTTGAAGGCCAGATCAAAAATATCACTGAATTTGGTGTATTCATCGGTATCGAAGACGGTATTGACGGACTCATCCACGTTTCTGATATCTCCTGGACAAGAAAAGTACGTCACCCTTCAGAAGTTTACAGTGTAGGTGACTCCGTTCAGGCGAAAGTCCTTACTGTTGACAAAGAAAATGAAAAATTCACTCTTGGTGTTAAACAGCTTTCTGATGACCCATGGTCTCAGGTACCTTCTAAGTACCCAGTCGGCTGCACCCTTGAAGGACTTATCACCAATATCACTGATTTCGGTCTCTTTGTTGAGGTTGAAGAAGGTATTGAAGGTTTGGTTCACGTTTCTGAAATCTCTCATAAGAAGATCAAGAATCCTTCTGAGATGTTTAAAGAAGGCGTTACTATCCAAGCTAAAGTCATTCATGTCAGTGCTGATGAACGCAGACTCGGTCTGTCCATCAAACAGCTGAAAGAAGAAGAAGACAAGCGTAAACCTAAAGAATTCCGTTCAGGCCCTGCTGATGCAGGTAACTCCTTGGGCGAGCTCCTTAGACAGAAGCTTGAAGATGCAACCGAAGCTAAAGCTGCTGCAGAGACTGAGGATGACGAATCCTAG
- the phoU gene encoding phosphate signaling complex protein PhoU: MEQRGHFTKKMDDLKVRILRMSSMAETAMHNSIKALLENNAELAEEVIMNDIKINELECDLDKFNIELLALDQPMAKDLRFIVGAMRISSNLERIGDEAVNLAHRGVFLSTRPPLPFNQKLEQMTVVAKDMVSSAVKAFADEDSVLAGKVCGMDDDADSLNVRILKSLIEDMVSETRIVERGVHLIMASSHLERIADQATNIAESVIFITQGVNIKHHCRG, translated from the coding sequence ATGGAGCAGCGTGGTCACTTCACTAAAAAAATGGATGATCTTAAAGTTCGGATTTTGCGTATGTCGAGCATGGCCGAAACTGCGATGCATAATTCGATAAAAGCTCTTCTTGAGAATAACGCAGAGCTAGCTGAAGAAGTCATAATGAATGACATTAAAATCAATGAGCTTGAATGCGATCTTGATAAATTTAATATTGAATTATTGGCATTAGATCAGCCCATGGCTAAGGACTTAAGGTTTATTGTCGGAGCTATGCGTATCAGCAGTAATCTTGAAAGAATCGGAGATGAAGCGGTAAACCTCGCGCATCGCGGTGTTTTTCTCAGTACTAGGCCACCTCTTCCATTTAATCAGAAGCTTGAGCAAATGACTGTTGTTGCTAAAGATATGGTTTCCAGTGCTGTAAAGGCTTTTGCGGATGAAGATTCGGTTCTTGCAGGAAAAGTATGCGGGATGGATGATGATGCCGATAGTCTCAATGTAAGAATTTTGAAAAGCCTTATCGAAGATATGGTCTCTGAAACAAGGATTGTAGAAAGAGGTGTACATTTGATTATGGCCTCAAGCCATCTTGAGCGAATAGCAGATCAAGCGACAAATATTGCTGAATCTGTAATTTTCATAACTCAGGGCGTGAATATAAAGCATCATTGCCGAGGTTGA
- the pstB gene encoding phosphate ABC transporter ATP-binding protein PstB: MGQAVKIASKNLDFYYGDFKALESISMDFIENRVTALIGPSGCGKSTFLRCLNRMNDLIPGTKVDGELTLDDENIYAQGLDVVTLRRRVGMVFQKPNPFPKSIFENVAYGLRVNGVKDKEFLARKVEESLKGSALWDEVKDRLHASALGLSGGQQQRLCIARALAVEPEILLMDEPASALDPIATQKIEDLIHELKKKFTIIIVTHSMQQAARVSDETAFFYMGRLIETGKTEAMFTKPKNKQTEDYITGRFG; the protein is encoded by the coding sequence ATGGGGCAAGCTGTTAAAATCGCTTCCAAAAATTTAGATTTTTATTATGGAGATTTCAAGGCACTTGAAAGTATCTCCATGGATTTTATTGAGAACAGAGTTACTGCTCTTATCGGACCATCAGGTTGTGGTAAAAGTACTTTTTTACGCTGTTTAAATAGAATGAATGATCTTATCCCTGGCACTAAAGTAGACGGGGAACTTACGTTGGATGATGAAAATATATATGCTCAAGGTCTTGATGTAGTTACTTTGAGAAGGCGAGTAGGAATGGTTTTTCAGAAACCGAATCCTTTCCCGAAATCTATTTTTGAAAATGTGGCTTACGGTCTGCGCGTCAACGGCGTTAAAGATAAAGAATTTTTGGCTAGAAAAGTTGAAGAAAGTTTGAAAGGAAGTGCTCTTTGGGATGAAGTTAAAGATAGACTTCATGCCAGTGCTCTCGGCCTTTCAGGCGGACAGCAGCAGAGACTCTGTATTGCCAGAGCTTTGGCTGTAGAGCCAGAAATTCTGCTTATGGATGAACCTGCGTCTGCGCTTGATCCGATTGCTACTCAAAAGATTGAGGACTTGATTCACGAACTTAAAAAGAAGTTCACTATTATTATAGTCACTCACAGCATGCAGCAGGCCGCCCGTGTCTCTGATGAGACAGCTTTCTTTTATATGGGGCGTCTGATTGAAACTGGCAAGACTGAGGCAATGTTTACCAAGCCTAAAAATAAGCAGACTGAAGATTATATCACCGGACGTTTTGGTTGA